A window of the Tiliqua scincoides isolate rTilSci1 chromosome 5, rTilSci1.hap2, whole genome shotgun sequence genome harbors these coding sequences:
- the LOC136652338 gene encoding reticulon-4 receptor-like 2, producing MPPLLFVALLVLSAVEIHASKACPHLCVCYESSSFVDCRSRHLAHIPQGVPHNTWMLDLRDNNLSGLEGGSLDTLWTLKILLLAHNSIARIWPKAFKSLGFLEKMDLSHNLLVRLPRDFSDDLTSLKDLKLAHNHLVALGFESLQYLENLEKLDLSHNRVTSIERGTFRGLSRLRHLYLQSNKLVVVHNGFFFMLQNLEILLLNNNNISSIQVEAFTSLHNMNLLALTGNQLVHLKFKTFLNIQTISTHIQLSGNLWTCDCDLQRVFGKIMSVRHLHVDDYENITCANPWQLAGSPLISVDNQLCVAETATVLVITVTVLVTVIAAIVMAERNRKKNQEKNWNEPEGPFDPQEK from the coding sequence ATGCCGCCGTTGTTGTTCGTGGCTCTTCTTGTTCTGTCCGCTGTTGAAATCCATGCATCCAAGGCTTGCCCCCACCTGTGCGTCTGCTATGAATCCTCCAGCTTTGTGGACTGCCGGAGTCGGCACTTGGCCCATATCCCTCAGGGCGTCCCCCACAACACATGGATGCTGGACTTGAGGGACAACAACCTGAGTGGGCTTGAGGGAGGCAGCTTGGATACCTTATGGACATTGAAGATTCTCCTCTTGGCCCACAATTCTATTGCCAGGATCTGGCCCAAAGCTTTCAAGTCCCTGGGATTCCTAGAGAAGATGGATCTCAGCCACAACCTTCTGGTTCGTCTGCCACGGGACTTCTCAGATGACTTGACTTCCCTGAAGGATCTCAAGTTGGCCCACAACCATTTGGTGGCATTGGGGTTTGAAAGCTTGCAGTATCTGGAGAACCTGGAGAAGCTTGATCTGAGTCACAACCGGGTGACATCTATCGAGAGAGGAACTTTCCGGGGCCTGTCCCGGCTCCGCCACCTCTACCTTCAATCGAACAAGCTTGTGGTCGTCCACAATGGCTTCTTCTTCATGTTGCAGAACTTGGAGATCCTGTtgctcaacaacaacaacatcagcTCCATTCAGGTGGAAGCCTTCACTTCCTTGCACAACATGAATCTTCTGGCACTGACTGGCAACCAGCTTGTCCACCTCAAATTTAAGACCTTCCTGAACATCCAAACCATCAGCACCCACATCCAGCTTTCAGGCAACCTGTGGACCTGCGACTGTGATCTCCAGCGAGTTTTTGGCAAGATCATGAGTGTCCGACACCTCCATGTGGATGACTATGAGAACATCACCTGCGCCAACCCCTGGCAGTTAGCAGGCTCCCCCCTCATCTCCGTGGACAACCAGTTGTGTGTTGCAGAGACGGCCACTGTCTTGGTGATCACGGTGACTGTCTTGGTTACGGTCATTGCTGCCATTGTCATGGCAGAGAGGAACAGGAAAAAGAACCAGGAGAAGAACTGGAATGAACCAGAAGGTCCCTTTGACCCACAGGAGAAATGA